One Chanodichthys erythropterus isolate Z2021 chromosome 10, ASM2448905v1, whole genome shotgun sequence DNA segment encodes these proteins:
- the pak2b gene encoding serine/threonine-protein kinase PAK 2b isoform X1 has protein sequence MCDNGDLEDKPPAPPVRMSSTIFSGGGKDHALAANHSSKPLPSVPEERKRNKIISIFSGAEKGGRRKDRDKERPEISPPSDFEHTIHVGFDAVTGEFTGMPEQWARLLQTSNITKSEQKKNPQAVLDVLKFYDSTGNGRQKYLSFSSEKDGFPSGEQSPVKKTPEPSSPIKTVDDDDEDDDEEAPPPVVAPRPEHTKSVYTRPSVIDPLPPPVTSPDSEVASKATDRQRPKKGKMTDEEIMDKLRTIVSIGDPKKKYTRYEKIGQGASGTVFTAIDVATGQEVAIKQINLQKQPKKELIINEILVMKELKNPNIVNFLDSFLVGEELFVVMEYLAGGSLTDVVTETCMDEAQIAAVCRECLQALEFLHANQVIHRDIKSDNVLLGMDGSVKLTDFGFCAQITPEQSKRSTMVGTPYWMAPEVVTRKAYGPKVDIWSLGIMAIEMVEGEPPYLNENPLRALYLIATNGTPELQSPEKLSPIFRDFLSRCLEMDVEKRGGSKELLQHPFLKLAKPLSSLTPLILAAKDAMKNNR, from the exons ATGTGTGATAATGGGGATCTGGAGGACAAGCCGCCCGCTCCGCCCGTGAGGATGAGCAGCACGATCTTCAGCGGCGGCGGGAAGGACCACGCCCTCGCCGCCAATCACAGCTCCAAGCCCCTCCCCTCGGTGCCGGAGGAGCGCAAGCGCAACAAGATCATCTCCATCTTCTCTGGAGCCGAGAAGG GAGGTCGAAGGAAAGACCGAGATAAAGAGCGGCCGGAGATCTCGCCGCCCTCAGATTTCGAGCACACCATCCACGTGGGATTCGACGCGGTTACTGGCGAGTTTACG GGAATGCCGGAGCAGTGGGCCAGATTACTGCAGACCTCCAACATCACCAAGTCTGAGCAGAAGAAGAACCCGCAGGCCGTTCTCGACGTCCTCAAGTTCTACGACTCCACGGGCAACGGCCGGCAGAAGTACCTCAGCTTCTCCTCAG AGAAGGACGGATTTCCCTCTGGTGAACAATCG CCTGTGAAAAAAACACCGGAGCCTTCATCCCCAATCAAAACAGTGGATGAcgatgatgaggatgatgatgaggagGCGCCACCACCTGTTGTCGCACCCCGACCAGAACACACCAAGAGC GTATACACTCGACCATCGGTCATCGACCCCCTCCCTCCCCCCGTGACGTCTCCGGACAGCGAGGTCGCGTCGAAGGCCACTGACCGACAGAGACCCAAAAAGGGCAAGATGACCGACGAGGAGATCATGGACAAGCTCA GAACCATCGTCAGTATTGGAGATCCAAAAAAGAAATACACACGATACGAGAAGATCGGACAAGG AGCTTCAGGAACAGTGTTCACCGCCATCGACGTTGCCACTGGACAGGAG gTGGCCATCAAACAGATCAACCTGCAGAAGCAGCCCAAGAAGGAGCTAATCATTAATGAAATTCTCGTCATGAAGGAGCTGAAAAATCCAAACATTGTCAACTTCTTAGACAG TTTTCTGGTGGGTGAGGAGCTGTTCGTAGTGATGGAGTACTTGGCTGGCGGCTCGCTCACAGATGTCGTAACCGAGACATGCATGGACGAGGCTCAGATTGCCGCTGTGTGCCGAGAG TGTTTGCAGGCACTGGAGTTTCTGCACGCTAATCAGGTCATTCATCGAGACATCAAGAGTGACAACGTGCTTCTAGGAATGGATGGTTCTGTCAAGCTCA CGGACTTTGGATTTTGTGCCCAGATCACTCCTGAACAGAGTAAGAGGAGCACTATGGTGGGCACGCCATATTGGATGGCTCCGGAGGTCGTGACGCGCAAAGCCTACGGACCCAAAGTCGACATCTGGTCCCTGGGCATCATGGCCATCGAGATGGTGGAAGGAGAACCACCGTACCTCAATGAGAATCCACTGAGG GCGCTCTACCTGATTGCCACCAATGGGACTCCAGAGTTGCAGAGTCCTGAAAAGTTGTCGCCCATCTTCCGAGACTTCCTAAGTCGCTGTCTGGAAATGGATGTGGAAAAGAGGGGTGGAAGCAAAGAGCTTTTGCAG CATCCCTTCCTGAAGTTGGCCAAACCTCTCTCGAGTCTCACTCCTCTCATTTTGGCTGCCAAGGACGCCATGAAGAACAACCGCTAG
- the ing5a gene encoding inhibitor of growth protein 5a yields the protein MATAIYLEHYLDSIENLPCELQRNFTLMRELDNRAEEKKCEIDKLAEEYITNVRNLAPDQRVEHLQKIQNGFSKCKEYSDDKVQLAMQTYEMVDKHIRRLDADLARFENELKEKLDVSGYESPDSRTPKKVSGRGSLKEKRRPKGRGRKSSDDDSPRKKKMKNSPEFSESILPVHPSDVLDMPVDPNEPTYCLCHQVSYGEMIGCDNPDCPIEWFHFACVDLTTKPKGKWFCPRCTQDRKKK from the exons ATGGCGACAGCGATTTATCTCGAACATTATCTCGATA GCATTGAAAACCTGCCCTGTGAGCTCCAGAGAAACTTCACACTCATGCGGGAACTGGACAACAGAGCGGAGG AAAAGAAATGCGAAATCGACAAGCTCGCAGAGGAATACATCACTAACGTCCGGAATCTGGCCCCCGATCAGAGGGTGGAGCACCTGCAAAAGATTCAGAACGGATTCAGCAAATGCAAAGAATACAGCGACGACAAAGTGCAGCTCGCCATGCAGACGTACGAAATG GTGGACAAACACATCCGAAGGCTCGATGCTGACCTCGCTCGCTTTGAGAACGAGTTGAAGGAGAAGTTGGACGTCAGCGGCTATGAAAGTCCAGACAGCCGAACACCCAAGA AGGTAAGTGGTAGAGGAAGCCTGAAGGAAAAACGACGCCCTAAAGGAAGAGGACGGAAATCTTCAGACGACGACTCGCCACggaaaaagaaaatgaagaacAG CCCTGAGTTCTCTGAATCCATCTTACCAGTTCATCCGTCAGACGTCTTAGACATGCCCGTGGATCCCAACGAACCCACATACTGCCTGTGTCACCAAGTGTCATATGGAGAAATGATCGGATGCGACAACCCGGAT TGTCCCATTGAGTGGTTTCACTTCGCCTGTGTTGATCTGACAACAAAACCCAAAGGGAAATG GTTCTGTCCACGATGCACCCAGGATCGAAAGAAAAAATGA
- the pigx gene encoding phosphatidylinositol-glycan biosynthesis class X protein isoform X2: protein MCNFYYLLATLLYFIHHGNSQKDNCFPSEFLESLSMSVKITKAGFHRDLQYSVQWGKVDHDVKALLVQKLPSGVYMDEYQLETLKQDTGLEVLLDSKVDLEAPEYLSSGFTALVFLSGKHEATVPVHGRYHRPSNSSQKRVTVDIESPRLLLRSDQCETLRARVHHAVTDAPCTVRNHSFCSWLEIRDLKDTGAVSLEIPVGDSSMILSVCVGTVLTAALSCFYLLRSIWKHGTF, encoded by the exons AtgtgtaatttttattatttattagcaACTCTGTTGTATTTTATCCACCATGGAAACTCGCAAAAAG ATAATTGTTTTCCATCTGAATTCTTGGAGTCATTGTCAATGTCTGTGAAGATTACCAAAGCAGGATTTCACAG GGATCTTCAATACAGTGTTCAGTGGGGAAAAGTAGATCATGATGTGAAAGCTTTACTGGTCCAGAAGCTGCCAAGTGGAGTTTATATGGATGAATATCAGCTGGAAACTCTAAAACAAGACACCGGTTTGGAA gttCTTCTGGATTCAAAGGTTGATCTGGAAGCTCCAGAATATCTGTCTTCTGGTTTCACAGCTCTGGTTTTTCTCTCTGGAAAACACGAGGCGACGGTCCCCGTTCACGGCCGATATCACAGACCCTCCAACTCCAGCCAGAAACGAGTGACTGTAGATATCGAGTCACCGAGGCTGTTACTCAGATCAGATCAGT GCGAGACACTGAGAGCCCGTGTCCATCATGCAGTGACCGACGCTCCCTGTACCGTCAGGAACCACAGCTTCTGCTCATGGCTGGAGATCCGGGATTTGAAG GACACTGGAGCGGTGAGTCTGGAGATCCCGGTCGGTGATTCCTCCATGATCCTCAGTGTGTGTGTCGGGACCGTTCTGACGGCCGCACTGAGCTGCTTTTACCTGCTCAGATCCATCTGGAAACACGGCACCTTTTAA
- the aqp12 gene encoding aquaporin 12, which translates to MSGLNASLGYFLTIVGVSAVGRVLFARWRPRWTFLTEFIAAFALAACRLEVDTIAEVGQWAGALGPDVAITMLFLSITVHAIVMQGVSGNPSVTLMDLLQKDISAVAGVLSVAAQLLGAYFALVVAGKYWEMELTDMHMIKNLMMAECSTSLRVSPLQGVFAEALGAMTFHLVYLALKNRSQLLRIPIFAVLLTFIAYAGNNYTSGYVNPSLAYALTFTCPGHTFLTYSLVFWLGPLIGMSLALFLYLGNIPLLFSRNLLYSKKARFRVPKGKTSEDKTN; encoded by the exons ATGTCAGGGCTTAATGCCTCGCTGGGCTACTTCTTAACTATAGTAGGTGTAAGTGCGGTCGGAAGGGTGCTGTTCGCCCGATGGAGGCCGCGATGGACTTTCCTGACAGAGTTCATCGCCGCCTTTGCACTCGCCGCCTGTAGGCTTGAAGTGGACACCATTGCGGAGGTCGGTCAGTGGGCCGGTGCGCTTGGGCCCGATGTGGCCATCACTATGCTTTTCCTATCCATCACCGTTCATGCTATCGTCATGCAAGGCGTAAGCGGAAATCCATCAGTGACTTTAATGGATCTCCTCCAGAAGGACATCAGCGCCGTGGCAGGCGTCCTCAGTGTCGCCGCGCAGTTACTCGGTGCATACTTTGCGCTCGTAGTTGCCGGTAAGTACTGGGAGATGGAGCTGACCGACATGCACATGATCAAGAATCTGATGATGGCCGAGTGCAGTACGTCGCTGCGGGTCTCGCCACTACAGGGAGTGTTCGCTGAAGCCCTCGGCGCCATGACCTTTCACCTGGTTTACCTCGCCCTGAAGAACCGGTCACAGCTGCTGAGGATTCCCATATTCGCTGTGCTGCTGACGTTCATCGCCTATGCAG GAAACAACTACACATCTGGATATGTGAATCCATCCCTCGCTTATGCGCTAACATTCACCTGTCCTGGACACACTTTCTTAACATATTCTCTCGTCTTCTGGCTCGGGCCTCTTATTG GCATGAGTCTTGCGCTCTTCCTGTACTTGGGAAACATCCCACTGCTGTTCAGCAGGAATCTACTTTACTCCAAGAAGGCACGTTTCCGGGTGCCCAAAGGGAAAACTTCTGAAGACAAGACAAACTGA
- the cep19 gene encoding centrosomal protein of 19 kDa, which yields MSIVAKQCGVKFIPPSIILVYENKNTSKMRKRIIPVRNFSQYSDCNQAAERMKHHVRHSVYLESVSLAQLERLHLILRDHLQGLSLDQSLAAHRGSDPNDEDLNKLSDEELNRKKAQMDELFERNRRRKEDPDFVYDLEVEFPENSVRETCSWDEEQSDDEF from the exons ATGTCTATAGTGGCAAAGCAATGTGGAGTGAAATTTATTCCACCTTCAATCATCCTTGTTTATGAGAACAAGAACACCAGCAAGATGCGAAAAAGGATCATACCTGTGAGGAACTTCTCTCAGTATTCAG ACTGCAACCAGGCAGCAGAGAGGATGAAGCATCATGTCCGTCACAGCGTCTATCTGGAGTCCGTGTCTTTGGCTCAGCTGGAGAGACTTCATCTCATCCTCCGCGATCATCTGCAGGGCCTCAGCCTGGACCAGAGTCTCGCTGCCCACCGGGGGTCCGACCCCAACGACGAGGACCTGAATAAACTGAGCGATGAAGAGCTGAACCGCAAGAAGGCCCAGATGGACGAGCTGTTCGAACGCAACCGCAGACGCAAAGAGGATCCAGACTTTGTGTACGATCTGGAAGTGGAGTTTCCAGAGAACAGCGTGCGAGAGACGTGCAGCTGGGACGAAGAGCAGTCCGATGATGAGTTTTAG
- the pigx gene encoding phosphatidylinositol-glycan biosynthesis class X protein isoform X1 has translation MCNFYYLLATLLYFIHHGNSQKADNCFPSEFLESLSMSVKITKAGFHRDLQYSVQWGKVDHDVKALLVQKLPSGVYMDEYQLETLKQDTGLEVLLDSKVDLEAPEYLSSGFTALVFLSGKHEATVPVHGRYHRPSNSSQKRVTVDIESPRLLLRSDQCETLRARVHHAVTDAPCTVRNHSFCSWLEIRDLKDTGAVSLEIPVGDSSMILSVCVGTVLTAALSCFYLLRSIWKHGTF, from the exons AtgtgtaatttttattatttattagcaACTCTGTTGTATTTTATCCACCATGGAAACTCGCAAAAAG CAGATAATTGTTTTCCATCTGAATTCTTGGAGTCATTGTCAATGTCTGTGAAGATTACCAAAGCAGGATTTCACAG GGATCTTCAATACAGTGTTCAGTGGGGAAAAGTAGATCATGATGTGAAAGCTTTACTGGTCCAGAAGCTGCCAAGTGGAGTTTATATGGATGAATATCAGCTGGAAACTCTAAAACAAGACACCGGTTTGGAA gttCTTCTGGATTCAAAGGTTGATCTGGAAGCTCCAGAATATCTGTCTTCTGGTTTCACAGCTCTGGTTTTTCTCTCTGGAAAACACGAGGCGACGGTCCCCGTTCACGGCCGATATCACAGACCCTCCAACTCCAGCCAGAAACGAGTGACTGTAGATATCGAGTCACCGAGGCTGTTACTCAGATCAGATCAGT GCGAGACACTGAGAGCCCGTGTCCATCATGCAGTGACCGACGCTCCCTGTACCGTCAGGAACCACAGCTTCTGCTCATGGCTGGAGATCCGGGATTTGAAG GACACTGGAGCGGTGAGTCTGGAGATCCCGGTCGGTGATTCCTCCATGATCCTCAGTGTGTGTGTCGGGACCGTTCTGACGGCCGCACTGAGCTGCTTTTACCTGCTCAGATCCATCTGGAAACACGGCACCTTTTAA
- the pak2b gene encoding serine/threonine-protein kinase PAK 2b isoform X2 codes for MSSTIFSGGGKDHALAANHSSKPLPSVPEERKRNKIISIFSGAEKGGRRKDRDKERPEISPPSDFEHTIHVGFDAVTGEFTGMPEQWARLLQTSNITKSEQKKNPQAVLDVLKFYDSTGNGRQKYLSFSSEKDGFPSGEQSPVKKTPEPSSPIKTVDDDDEDDDEEAPPPVVAPRPEHTKSVYTRPSVIDPLPPPVTSPDSEVASKATDRQRPKKGKMTDEEIMDKLRTIVSIGDPKKKYTRYEKIGQGASGTVFTAIDVATGQEVAIKQINLQKQPKKELIINEILVMKELKNPNIVNFLDSFLVGEELFVVMEYLAGGSLTDVVTETCMDEAQIAAVCRECLQALEFLHANQVIHRDIKSDNVLLGMDGSVKLTDFGFCAQITPEQSKRSTMVGTPYWMAPEVVTRKAYGPKVDIWSLGIMAIEMVEGEPPYLNENPLRALYLIATNGTPELQSPEKLSPIFRDFLSRCLEMDVEKRGGSKELLQHPFLKLAKPLSSLTPLILAAKDAMKNNR; via the exons ATGAGCAGCACGATCTTCAGCGGCGGCGGGAAGGACCACGCCCTCGCCGCCAATCACAGCTCCAAGCCCCTCCCCTCGGTGCCGGAGGAGCGCAAGCGCAACAAGATCATCTCCATCTTCTCTGGAGCCGAGAAGG GAGGTCGAAGGAAAGACCGAGATAAAGAGCGGCCGGAGATCTCGCCGCCCTCAGATTTCGAGCACACCATCCACGTGGGATTCGACGCGGTTACTGGCGAGTTTACG GGAATGCCGGAGCAGTGGGCCAGATTACTGCAGACCTCCAACATCACCAAGTCTGAGCAGAAGAAGAACCCGCAGGCCGTTCTCGACGTCCTCAAGTTCTACGACTCCACGGGCAACGGCCGGCAGAAGTACCTCAGCTTCTCCTCAG AGAAGGACGGATTTCCCTCTGGTGAACAATCG CCTGTGAAAAAAACACCGGAGCCTTCATCCCCAATCAAAACAGTGGATGAcgatgatgaggatgatgatgaggagGCGCCACCACCTGTTGTCGCACCCCGACCAGAACACACCAAGAGC GTATACACTCGACCATCGGTCATCGACCCCCTCCCTCCCCCCGTGACGTCTCCGGACAGCGAGGTCGCGTCGAAGGCCACTGACCGACAGAGACCCAAAAAGGGCAAGATGACCGACGAGGAGATCATGGACAAGCTCA GAACCATCGTCAGTATTGGAGATCCAAAAAAGAAATACACACGATACGAGAAGATCGGACAAGG AGCTTCAGGAACAGTGTTCACCGCCATCGACGTTGCCACTGGACAGGAG gTGGCCATCAAACAGATCAACCTGCAGAAGCAGCCCAAGAAGGAGCTAATCATTAATGAAATTCTCGTCATGAAGGAGCTGAAAAATCCAAACATTGTCAACTTCTTAGACAG TTTTCTGGTGGGTGAGGAGCTGTTCGTAGTGATGGAGTACTTGGCTGGCGGCTCGCTCACAGATGTCGTAACCGAGACATGCATGGACGAGGCTCAGATTGCCGCTGTGTGCCGAGAG TGTTTGCAGGCACTGGAGTTTCTGCACGCTAATCAGGTCATTCATCGAGACATCAAGAGTGACAACGTGCTTCTAGGAATGGATGGTTCTGTCAAGCTCA CGGACTTTGGATTTTGTGCCCAGATCACTCCTGAACAGAGTAAGAGGAGCACTATGGTGGGCACGCCATATTGGATGGCTCCGGAGGTCGTGACGCGCAAAGCCTACGGACCCAAAGTCGACATCTGGTCCCTGGGCATCATGGCCATCGAGATGGTGGAAGGAGAACCACCGTACCTCAATGAGAATCCACTGAGG GCGCTCTACCTGATTGCCACCAATGGGACTCCAGAGTTGCAGAGTCCTGAAAAGTTGTCGCCCATCTTCCGAGACTTCCTAAGTCGCTGTCTGGAAATGGATGTGGAAAAGAGGGGTGGAAGCAAAGAGCTTTTGCAG CATCCCTTCCTGAAGTTGGCCAAACCTCTCTCGAGTCTCACTCCTCTCATTTTGGCTGCCAAGGACGCCATGAAGAACAACCGCTAG